ATTCCAGTTTGCGTTCGCCGACACTTGCTCGACGATTACTTCCGGAGCGATGGTTGGACGCACGGGGTTTGTTGGCGATCTCCTCTACAGCGTCGCAGTCTCTGGTTTCATCTATCCGATCATCGGGCACTGGGCGTGGGGGCCCGACGGCTTCCTGGCTCTGATGGGCAGTCCCGGACAGTTCCTTCCCGGTTTAGGAATGGGATTCCATGATTTCGCCGGATCTACCGTGGTGCACACGATCGGCGGCTTTATCGCTTTGGCTGGAGCCATCGTGCTGGGCCCGCGCCTCGGCCGCAAGTTCAAGCGCGACGGTGGCGCTCCGATGTTGCCTCATGATCTCGTCATCGCATCAAGCGGCGGACTGATCCTGTGGTTCGGATGGTACGGCTTCAATCCGGGCAGCACCTTGTCGGCGATGGACTTTGAAGGCATCGGCAGAGTCGCGACGAATACTACCCTTGCGGCATGCGCCGCAGGACTCACCGCCATGGCCTATGCCTACCTGGGAAGTAAGAAATGGGATGTAGGTTTCACCGTAAACGGATTTCTCGCCGGCCTGGTGGCGATCACGTGCCCGTGTTATTGGGTGAGCGCGACGGGAGCGATTCTCCTCGGTGGAGTTGCGGGTGTGCTGGTTGTCCTCGGCGTCGAACTGCTGGAATGGATGAGGATCGATGATCCCATCGGGGCTGTTCCCGTTCATGGTTTATGCGGCATCTGGGGCACATTATCACTGGGCCTGTTCGCCTGCGGAAAATACGGAGCAACCGGACCACTCGCGCCTGACAATTCCGCCGCCCTGAAAGGACTCTTCTACGGCGGAGGAACTCAAGTGCTGAAGGCGCAGGCGCTCGGCAGCCTGATCATCACGCTTTCCACCTTCTTCTTCGCACTCGCGGTGATGTACCTGGTGAACGCTACCGGCACATTGCGCGTGTCTAAAGAAGGCGAACTCTACGGTTTGGATCTGCACGAGCATGGAATCTCCGCTTATCCCGAGTATGTGATCTCTTCCTTGTCGCGTCCTTCGGGTGTAACAGCGCCTGCTCCGGCACTGGAGGTGGAAGCGATGCCAATCCACACTGTAAGCCGCGTAGCAAGCGGAGACTAAACAAATCAACGCGGCGAGTTCGGATCACCAACCGGGCTTGCTGCGTTCTAGTTGTGTTGGGTTAGCAATGTTGCACAGAGCGGACAAGAGGATGCATGACTAAAGTCGAGGCGATTATTCAACCATCGGTCTTTGAGAGCGTAAAAGACGTTCTCACCGAATTGGGCGTCGAAGGAATGACGGTGGCCGACGTAAGGGGACACGGGCGACAGAAAGGGCACACAGCAACCTATCGGGGGCGTGAATATTCTGTCGACCTGTTGCCGAAGATCAAGCTTGAGGTTGTGATTGAGGACGAAACGGTAGATTCCGTCGTTGATGCCATCGTGAAAACTGCCGCGACTGGACGCATTGGAGATGGAAAGATCTTTCTCTACAAAGTCGACGAAGCGATTCGCATTCGCAATTACGAGCGTGGGGTGGCGGCGTTGTAGTCAAGTGTAAGAGAACGGACATAAATTTCGGGCCAATGGTGAACTGTCATTCTGAGGCGCGATGTTGGCCGAAGGATCTCCCGGGATGCATCGATCTCAATTGCACTTTCTGGGCTCTTTCACGAGAATTCTGGCCGAAGTGCCAGGAGGGGGCAATCAAGTCTGAAGCATTCCGGGGAGATCCTTCGCCCGCCACGGCGGACTCAGGATGACAGGCCTTAGATTCCACGTAGTTTTCTGCAGCCTGTGAAGTCGATGTTTTTCCTCATCAGCACGGTATATTGGTAAAACAGCACTAAGAAACAACAGGACGAATGCCAAGATTCGCTGCGAACCTTTCTAGTCTATTCACTGAACTTCCATTTCCAGATCGCTTCGAGGCGGCCGCCAAACACGGGTTCTCCGCTGTCGAATGTCTGCTTCCCTACGATTACCCCAAGGAAGAGCTTGCTGAGCTTCTGAAGCGGCACGGTCTGCAGCAGGTTATGTTCAATCTGCCTTCGGGATATTGGGAGGCGGGCGAGCGCGGGCTGGCGTGCGATCCGCATCGCATTCCCGAATTCAAAGAAGGCCTGGAAACGGCAATCGAATATGCCATTGCTCTCGATTGCAAGAGACTGAATTGTCTTCCCGGCATCATGCCCGCCGAGAGTTGTCCCCTAACGATTCACGAAACTCTGGTTGGCAATTTGCGGCATGCAGCTTCACGACTGGCTCAGCTGAATATCAAGCTGCTGATCGAGCCCATCAATGTGTACGACAACCCCAACTTCTTCCTGCATCGATCGTCACATGCGCTCGCGATCATGGAAGAAGTGAATCATTCCAATTTGTATATGCTTTACGACGTCTATCACATGCAAATTACCGAGGGAAACCTCGCCAGTACGATTGCGGAGAACCTCAGTCACATCGGCCACGTCCAGGTCGCCGATGTTCCCGGACGCAACGAACCAGGCACCGGGGAGATCAACTTTAATTTTCTATTCCGACATCTCGATGCGATCGGCTACGACGGCTGGATTGGTTGCCAATACGATCCTCTCCTCACTACCGAGCACGGACTGGAGTGGTTTGCTCCGTACCAATTGCAATCGAGTCCGGCGTAGGTGTGCTCAGCCCTTTGCACCGATTGCATTAATACATAGACTGTCATCCCTCAGGCCGCCGCCATGAATCCCAATTTGGGATTGGGGCAGATGCGGCCTGGGGGATCTGCTTTCCTCTCTGCGAACAAAACAGCAGATCCCCCGCGCCGCAAACCTGTGTCTCGCTTGGATGGTGGCGTCGCGGCGGCGCGAGGGATGACAGTATGAGAAGAAATGTGCCGACTCGTGCAGCTCCATCCGCTACAAATAAGTGTGAGGAATAATCTTTAACGTCCCGCAGAATTTGGCCAGCAGCTTTGTTGGCGACTCCCGGCCGGTACATCCAACCACGTCCGCTTCAGTGAAGATCAGATCCTTTCCTGCCCGAAGTACCCGCGCATGACACGCGAATAGCGGACCGACCGCGGGTCGCAGGAAGCTCACTTTGAATTCGACAGTGATTACGTCCTGGCCGGCCTGCATCAGGGTCGCGCCAGCGGCTCCTGCGGTGTGATCGGCCATCGCGGTGATGACCGCTGCATGAAGGAATCCGTGTTGCTGCTGAAGCGGCGGACGCATTTGCAGTTCGGTGTCGCAGCTGCCCGAATCACAGCCAGTCACGACAATTCCGAGATCCCGGATGAAAGTGGCTCGTTCGAAAATCTCGGCTACAAGTTCTCGATTGCAGTTCATAGGCTTTGGTGACGAAATTCGAGCTTACGCAAAGCCGAAGATCCCATTCCAGCCTTTGCGTAAATTCCGTGGGATAAAGCCACGGAAGCCGTGGTCGGGTGCCAACAGACCCCGTCTTCACACGTCGGCTATTGCGCGCCGTATAGCAAAAGACGCGCCAAATACAATGTGAAAATGCAGCTTGGCTTGCTTCGCCCGCTGGCTTTCCTGATGTTTGTGCTGGCGCTGGATCCATCACTCATCGCCTTCGACCTCAAGCAGAAAACGCGCGATGCATACGATCGGTATTTGGTGCTGGCTGAAAAGAAGGTGGATGCCGAGCAGAACAGTCCAAATTTCTTCTGGGGAGATGTCGCACCGCGCGATGAGGAGTTAAAGCAGGGCGGCATAGTTATCGAGAAAGCATCGCTGGCTTCTTCGAAGGATGCCAAAGTTCCAGATGGGCTGGTTCATCACTGGTCTGGTTTTGTCTTCATTCCCGATACGAACCTCGATAAAGTGCTGTCGTTTCTCGAGGACTACGATCATCACCAGGACTACTACAAGCCTGAAGTCGCCCGCTCGAAGCTGCTGCATCGCGACGACGATCACTTCGTTGCCTACCTCCGGTTCGCCAAGAAGAAGATCATTACCGTGGTTCTCAACACCGAGCACGACGCGCACTACTACAAACTCGATGCCAAACGCGCCTACAGCCGCTCGCATACCACTCGTGTGACCGAGGTGGAAAATGCGAATCAACCGGACGAGCGCGAGAAACCTCCGGGCAAGGGTGAGGGGTACATGTGGAGCATGGACACGTATTGGCGATTCCTGGAACGGGACGGCGGAGTGTATGTGCGCTGCGACGCGATCTCGTTGACGCGCGACGTACCGACGGGTTTGGGATGGCTGATCGGGCCGTTTATCACGTCGATTCCGCGGGAATCCTTGTCAGCCACGCTTAAGGCGACGAGGGGTGGGATAGGTCGGCATACGGCTCAACAGAGATAGTGTTATTGCAGGAAACCTCGTAAATCGTGGCTTTTTCAAGGCCTGAATAGTTTAATCCCCTTGCGTGGGAAACTTCTTGCTCCCGGGATCGTTAAAGAATTCGCAACTCTAGGCTCCAGCGCGAGTCTAAAATAGTGTCATGCGCAGGTTAATCCAGACGCTTTTGATGGTTTCGGCGTTCTGCGCACCTCTCGGGCTCTTTGCTCAGCGAGGCGGAATCGAATTCAAGGGCATCCCTGCCTCGGTCACTTCGCCTCGAGCGGACGGCTCACTTCGCGGCGTTCCCGCTAGCGTTTCAGATCCAAGGCCTAGCACGTTGCAGCCCAATGGCTTCTGCTGCCGACATGGGCACAAACACTCTGCAACACCGGTATATGCGGTTCCGTACTACGGCTACTACGGTTATCCGGACTATTCCGACGCGTCGTACTATGACCAGCCGCAGCAGCCTGTGCAGCAACAGGTTCAGGCTCCGCCGCCCCAGGTAATCATCATCAAAGACGAACGTTCGTCTGCGAAGGATGAGGCGCGGTACGATGATCAGGGGTTCGAGGAAGGCGACTCACATCTGCGACCGGCTCCGCGTGAATCGGCACGCGCGAACGCTGATCCTGCTCCACCAGCGCCCCCGGAGCAACTGCCAAAGACGACGCTCGTGTATCGTGACGGGCACAAGGCCGAACTTCGAAATTACGCGATTGTGGGCGGCAACCTCATTGACCTTACGAAGAGCACGTTTCTGAAGAAGATCCCGCTGGACTCGCTCGATTTGGAGGCTACGCGCCGCGAGAACGAAGAGAACGGTGTGGAATTCCATGTGCCGTGAAGCGAGCGTCTGAGCCGCACTTCTTGCGCTGAACCGAGCCTCGACTAACCATCTCCCGGAAGCATTAAATCCCCGTCTGTTAGCGGGC
This is a stretch of genomic DNA from Terriglobales bacterium. It encodes these proteins:
- a CDS encoding PaaI family thioesterase, giving the protein MNCNRELVAEIFERATFIRDLGIVVTGCDSGSCDTELQMRPPLQQQHGFLHAAVITAMADHTAGAAGATLMQAGQDVITVEFKVSFLRPAVGPLFACHARVLRAGKDLIFTEADVVGCTGRESPTKLLAKFCGTLKIIPHTYL
- the otnI gene encoding 2-oxo-tetronate isomerase, which gives rise to MPRFAANLSSLFTELPFPDRFEAAAKHGFSAVECLLPYDYPKEELAELLKRHGLQQVMFNLPSGYWEAGERGLACDPHRIPEFKEGLETAIEYAIALDCKRLNCLPGIMPAESCPLTIHETLVGNLRHAASRLAQLNIKLLIEPINVYDNPNFFLHRSSHALAIMEEVNHSNLYMLYDVYHMQITEGNLASTIAENLSHIGHVQVADVPGRNEPGTGEINFNFLFRHLDAIGYDGWIGCQYDPLLTTEHGLEWFAPYQLQSSPA
- a CDS encoding P-II family nitrogen regulator; this encodes MTKVEAIIQPSVFESVKDVLTELGVEGMTVADVRGHGRQKGHTATYRGREYSVDLLPKIKLEVVIEDETVDSVVDAIVKTAATGRIGDGKIFLYKVDEAIRIRNYERGVAAL